Proteins encoded in a region of the Ralstonia pseudosolanacearum genome:
- a CDS encoding OsmC family protein codes for MTIVVTKDAEGLFRHKVIFPEGVAYTDVPKPTGEGSAPDPHAYFDAALACCKTLTVTLYARQRKYPLESIEVAVEHDGSQERQGHYKLRTVLTLHGDLTDEQRADLLRVAGKCPIHKLMTEVEISIDTQLAERA; via the coding sequence ATGACCATCGTCGTCACCAAGGACGCGGAAGGACTCTTCCGTCATAAAGTCATCTTTCCCGAAGGCGTGGCCTATACCGACGTTCCCAAGCCGACCGGCGAGGGCAGCGCGCCCGATCCGCACGCCTATTTCGATGCCGCGCTGGCCTGCTGCAAGACGCTGACCGTGACGCTCTACGCGCGCCAGCGCAAATACCCGCTGGAATCCATCGAGGTGGCGGTCGAGCACGACGGCAGCCAGGAGCGCCAGGGCCACTACAAGCTGCGCACCGTGCTGACGCTGCATGGCGACCTGACCGACGAGCAGCGCGCCGACCTGCTGCGCGTGGCAGGCAAGTGCCCGATCCACAAGCTGATGACCGAGGTCGAGATCAGCATCGACACCCAACTGGCCGAGCGCGCCTGA
- a CDS encoding pirin family protein, whose product MTSIQHIIGPHVRDLGGFSVKRVLPSAARQTVGPFIFFDHMGPVDFAPGEGIDVRPHPHIGLATVTYLFDGSMVHRDSLGSVQTIVPGDVNWMTAGNGIVHSERTSPEVREQGARLHGIQTWVALPRGQEKVDPSFAHHAADTLPKLECPGVRGTVIAGDAFGLTSPVRVSSRTLYVALELAAGASLVIPPEHEDRGVYLVDGAVTIDGEALDPHHLAVLEPGGDITLTAQVSSRVMLLGGAPTDGHRHIYWNFVASDRADIEDAKQRWQDDRFARVPGETERIPLPAR is encoded by the coding sequence ATGACCTCGATCCAGCACATCATCGGGCCGCACGTGCGTGACCTGGGCGGCTTCTCGGTCAAGCGCGTGCTGCCGTCGGCCGCGCGCCAGACGGTCGGGCCGTTCATTTTCTTCGATCACATGGGGCCGGTCGATTTCGCCCCCGGTGAGGGCATCGACGTGCGTCCGCATCCGCATATCGGCCTGGCCACCGTGACCTACCTGTTCGACGGCAGCATGGTCCACCGCGACAGCCTGGGCAGCGTGCAGACCATCGTCCCCGGCGACGTCAACTGGATGACGGCCGGCAACGGCATCGTCCACTCCGAGCGCACGTCGCCCGAGGTGCGTGAGCAGGGCGCCCGCCTGCACGGTATCCAGACCTGGGTGGCCCTGCCGCGCGGGCAGGAGAAGGTCGATCCCAGCTTCGCGCACCATGCCGCCGACACCTTGCCGAAGCTCGAATGCCCGGGCGTGCGCGGCACCGTCATTGCCGGGGATGCGTTTGGGCTGACCTCGCCGGTGCGGGTGTCGTCGCGCACGCTGTACGTGGCGCTGGAGCTGGCGGCGGGCGCATCGCTGGTGATTCCGCCGGAGCATGAGGACCGCGGGGTCTATTTGGTCGATGGCGCCGTCACCATCGACGGCGAGGCGCTGGACCCGCATCACCTGGCCGTGCTTGAGCCCGGCGGCGACATCACGCTGACCGCGCAGGTGTCGTCCCGGGTGATGCTGCTGGGCGGCGCGCCGACCGACGGCCACCGGCACATCTACTGGAACTTCGTCGCCAGCGACCGGGCGGACATCGAAGACGCCAAGCAGCGCTGGCAGGACGACCGGTTCGCCC